In Streptomyces canus, one DNA window encodes the following:
- a CDS encoding FAD-dependent monooxygenase, which yields MRAIVVGAGIGGLTAALSLRRAGHEVTLVEQSRRLTEIGAGIQLAPNATRVLRRLDLLDAVAEQSTRPAHVSFRTWSDGREICRYAIGREAEEEFGAPYLQVHRADLQQALAAAVPPESLRLATAVVGIDQDDTAAHVTTASGERLDADLVVAADGIRSAARQWLFGADEAVFSHTVAYRALLPAAEVADLDLPEYAGWLGPGRHVVHYWLRRGELLNVVAVFVTDRAAQESWTARAEPGEQLRTFSGWDPRLLTVLDRAGQVLRYGIHTRAPLTRWHVGRVTLLGDSAHAMVPFQAQGAAQAIMDAAVLGDCLTGAAPDEVPEALDRYVRRRVRAATSVQVSSARAGHDYHLPDGPEAEARNARMVALTAENRFGPHSAAWPVDVLADG from the coding sequence ATGAGAGCGATCGTCGTGGGCGCGGGCATCGGAGGACTGACCGCGGCACTGAGCCTGCGCCGGGCCGGCCATGAAGTGACGCTCGTCGAGCAGTCGCGGCGGCTCACCGAGATCGGTGCCGGCATCCAGCTCGCCCCCAACGCCACGCGCGTCCTCCGCCGCCTGGACCTGCTCGACGCCGTCGCGGAACAGTCGACGCGCCCGGCCCACGTGAGCTTCCGCACCTGGTCCGACGGCCGCGAGATCTGCCGCTATGCCATCGGCCGTGAGGCCGAGGAGGAGTTCGGGGCGCCGTACCTCCAGGTCCACCGCGCCGATCTCCAACAGGCCCTGGCCGCCGCCGTACCGCCCGAGTCGCTGCGCCTGGCCACCGCCGTCGTCGGGATCGACCAGGACGACACCGCGGCCCATGTGACCACGGCGAGCGGTGAACGTCTGGACGCCGACCTCGTCGTGGCCGCCGACGGCATCCGCTCAGCCGCCCGCCAGTGGCTCTTCGGCGCGGACGAGGCCGTGTTCTCGCACACCGTTGCCTACCGGGCCCTGCTCCCCGCCGCCGAGGTCGCCGACCTGGACCTCCCGGAGTACGCAGGGTGGCTCGGCCCGGGCCGTCACGTCGTCCACTACTGGCTGCGTCGCGGCGAACTGCTCAACGTCGTCGCCGTGTTCGTGACGGACCGGGCGGCCCAGGAGTCGTGGACCGCGCGGGCGGAACCCGGCGAGCAACTGCGCACGTTCTCCGGCTGGGACCCCCGGCTGCTGACCGTCCTCGACCGCGCGGGCCAGGTCCTGCGCTACGGCATCCACACGCGCGCCCCGCTCACCCGCTGGCACGTCGGCCGAGTGACCCTGCTCGGCGACAGCGCGCACGCGATGGTGCCGTTCCAGGCACAGGGCGCGGCACAGGCCATCATGGACGCGGCCGTGCTCGGCGACTGCCTCACCGGCGCAGCACCGGACGAGGTGCCCGAAGCGCTCGACCGGTACGTCCGCCGGCGGGTCCGGGCCGCCACATCCGTGCAGGTCAGTTCCGCCCGCGCGGGCCACGACTACCACCTGCCGGACGGCCCCGAGGCCGAGGCGCGCAACGCCCGCATGGTCGCCCTCACGGCCGAGAACAGATTCGGCCCGCACTCGGCCGCCTGGCCGGTGGATGTCCTGGCCGACGGCTGA
- a CDS encoding thiolase family protein, which yields MRDAVIVEAVRTPIGKGKPSGALAHVHPVELLAHTLRTLVERSGVDPALIDDVIGGTVDQVGEQAMNTTRYAALSAGFPETVPATTVDRQCGSSQQAVHFAAQGVIAGAYDLVVACGVESMSRVPMWSNVPEGKDPFGPGVAERYEEGLVPQGISAELIAAKWSITRERMDAFAVSSHQKAAAAWEKGLFDAEVAPLDGVSRDECVRPGSTPETLAGLRPAYFDPNFAERFPQIEWNVTAGNASPINDGASAVLITSSETAERLGLRPLARLHSFAVTGSDPILMLTGVIPATEQVLRRAHLTLDDIDLFEVNEAFSSVVLAWQQETGADLSKVNVHGGAIAIGHPLGASGTRLTTTLVHAMRERGARYALQTMCEAGGLANAMILERV from the coding sequence ATGCGTGACGCAGTCATCGTCGAAGCCGTACGCACCCCCATAGGCAAGGGCAAGCCCAGCGGCGCCCTTGCGCACGTGCACCCCGTCGAACTCCTCGCCCACACCCTGCGCACCCTCGTCGAGCGCTCCGGCGTCGACCCGGCGCTCATCGACGACGTCATCGGCGGCACCGTCGACCAGGTCGGCGAGCAGGCCATGAACACCACCCGCTACGCGGCCCTGTCGGCCGGCTTCCCGGAGACCGTCCCGGCGACCACCGTGGACCGCCAGTGCGGCTCCTCCCAGCAGGCCGTGCACTTCGCCGCGCAGGGAGTGATCGCGGGTGCGTACGACCTCGTCGTCGCCTGCGGGGTCGAGTCGATGAGCCGGGTGCCGATGTGGTCGAACGTTCCCGAGGGCAAGGATCCTTTCGGTCCCGGGGTCGCCGAGCGCTACGAGGAAGGCCTCGTCCCGCAGGGCATCAGTGCCGAGCTCATCGCCGCCAAGTGGTCGATCACGCGTGAGCGGATGGACGCGTTCGCCGTCTCCTCGCACCAGAAGGCGGCCGCAGCCTGGGAGAAGGGCCTCTTCGACGCCGAGGTCGCGCCGCTGGACGGCGTCTCGCGGGACGAGTGCGTACGCCCGGGCAGCACCCCCGAGACCCTCGCCGGCCTGAGGCCCGCCTACTTCGACCCGAACTTCGCCGAGCGCTTCCCGCAGATCGAGTGGAACGTGACCGCGGGCAACGCGAGTCCGATCAACGACGGCGCCTCGGCCGTCCTCATCACGTCGAGCGAGACAGCCGAACGGCTGGGCCTGCGCCCGCTGGCCCGCCTCCACAGCTTCGCCGTCACCGGCTCCGACCCGATCCTCATGCTCACCGGCGTCATCCCCGCCACGGAGCAGGTCCTGCGCCGAGCCCACCTCACCCTCGACGACATCGACCTCTTCGAGGTCAACGAGGCGTTCTCCAGCGTGGTCCTGGCCTGGCAGCAGGAGACGGGTGCGGATCTGTCGAAGGTCAACGTCCACGGTGGCGCGATAGCGATAGGGCACCCCCTGGGCGCGAGCGGCACCCGTCTGACGACGACGCTGGTGCACGCGATGCGCGAACGCGGGGCTCGTTACGCCCTGCAGACGATGTGCGAGGCGGGCGGACTGGCCAACGCGATGATCTTGGAGAGGGTGTGA
- a CDS encoding winged helix-turn-helix transcriptional regulator: protein MAATRDPRPCSIADALALVGEKYSLLVLREVCLGNGRFDQLVRNIGAPRDILATRLRRLVDAGILTKRVYSERPQRFEYRPTQAGLELEPVLLTLMAWGDRHLREDDDRPMVLEHSCGHELTPVVACSACGDTVVHEDLTSHPQTPGWTVKGPTAA, encoded by the coding sequence ATGGCCGCCACCCGAGACCCGCGTCCCTGCTCGATCGCCGACGCCCTGGCGCTCGTAGGCGAGAAGTACTCCCTGCTCGTGCTGCGGGAGGTCTGCCTGGGCAACGGCCGCTTCGACCAGCTCGTGCGCAACATCGGGGCCCCGCGGGACATCCTGGCCACCCGGCTGCGCCGGCTCGTCGACGCCGGGATCCTGACCAAGCGGGTCTACAGCGAGCGACCGCAGCGCTTCGAGTACCGGCCCACCCAGGCAGGGCTCGAATTGGAGCCGGTGCTGCTGACGCTCATGGCGTGGGGTGACCGGCACCTGCGCGAGGACGACGACCGGCCCATGGTCCTGGAGCACAGCTGCGGCCATGAACTGACGCCCGTCGTCGCCTGCTCGGCGTGCGGCGACACCGTGGTGCACGAGGACCTGACGTCCCACCCACAGACCCCCGGCTGGACGGTGAAGGGCCCGACGGCCGCGTAG
- a CDS encoding TVP38/TMEM64 family protein, giving the protein MLDATTRSGGTATATPPAIATELALPVPAPVGLTSRCTRVLLSPWSRLSLLVALLAGAASMVLLFEPQRLLSDGWPPQLGGVAAAVVFGVAYGLCTVAFVPRPLLNLAAGALFGSQLGLASALAGTVLGAGIAFGLGRILGQDALRPLLRGRWLKAADGQLSRHGFRSMLAARLFPGVPFWAANYCAAVSRMRYVPFLVATALGSIPNTAAYVVAGARASAPTSPAFLIAMAAIALPALAGAIVAWRKRHHLRRP; this is encoded by the coding sequence ATGCTCGATGCCACCACCCGCTCTGGGGGCACCGCCACGGCCACTCCCCCGGCCATCGCCACGGAGCTCGCCCTCCCCGTCCCCGCTCCGGTGGGTCTCACCTCCCGTTGCACGAGAGTGCTGCTGTCGCCGTGGTCCCGGTTGTCCCTGCTCGTCGCGCTGCTCGCGGGCGCCGCGTCCATGGTCCTGCTCTTCGAGCCGCAGAGACTGCTCTCCGACGGCTGGCCGCCCCAGCTCGGCGGGGTCGCGGCCGCGGTCGTGTTCGGGGTCGCGTACGGGCTGTGCACCGTGGCGTTCGTGCCTCGGCCCCTGCTGAATCTCGCCGCCGGCGCCCTCTTCGGTTCGCAGCTCGGGCTCGCGTCGGCCCTCGCCGGCACGGTGCTCGGGGCGGGGATCGCCTTCGGTCTGGGCCGGATACTCGGGCAGGACGCCCTGCGGCCGCTGCTGCGGGGGCGGTGGCTGAAGGCGGCGGACGGACAGCTCAGTCGGCACGGCTTCCGGTCGATGCTGGCGGCCCGGCTGTTCCCCGGAGTCCCGTTCTGGGCCGCGAACTACTGCGCCGCGGTCTCCCGGATGCGGTACGTCCCGTTCCTCGTCGCGACGGCGCTCGGGTCGATTCCGAACACCGCCGCGTACGTGGTCGCCGGGGCGCGGGCTTCGGCGCCGACGTCGCCCGCTTTTCTGATCGCCATGGCGGCGATCGCCCTGCCGGCGTTGGCGGGGGCGATCGTGGCGTGGCGCAAGCGGCATCATCTGCGGCGCCCTTGA
- a CDS encoding nuclear transport factor 2 family protein, producing the protein MTQRVELATVMDRLTVDALVTDYAVAVDDGDWEAYRGLFTSDGRADYRSAGGVEGDARKVAAWLADSLRLFSMRQHLIVNRRVRFGTLDQDTGDTARVQADYINPMRLAGDSTASTAPDFVCGGRYAFALLRTDDGWRLREVVVEEKWRRLPDPRPTPVIN; encoded by the coding sequence ATGACGCAGCGTGTGGAGCTCGCGACCGTGATGGACCGGCTGACCGTGGACGCACTCGTCACCGACTACGCCGTGGCCGTGGACGACGGCGACTGGGAGGCGTACCGAGGACTGTTCACCTCCGACGGGCGGGCCGACTACCGCTCGGCGGGCGGGGTCGAGGGAGACGCGCGCAAGGTCGCCGCATGGCTCGCGGACAGCCTGCGGCTGTTCTCGATGCGCCAGCATCTGATCGTCAACCGCCGCGTCCGGTTCGGCACCCTGGACCAGGACACCGGCGACACGGCCCGCGTCCAGGCCGATTACATCAACCCGATGCGCCTCGCCGGCGACAGCACCGCCTCCACCGCCCCCGACTTCGTCTGCGGCGGCCGCTACGCCTTCGCTCTGCTGCGCACGGACGACGGCTGGCGGCTGCGCGAGGTCGTCGTAGAGGAGAAGTGGCGGCGTCTGCCGGACCCTCGGCCCACACCTGTGATCAACTGA
- the lnt gene encoding apolipoprotein N-acyltransferase: MNTFGHWLASPWRRSIVAAVAGALPVLAFPAPSLWWFAYVALVPWIALIRSAPTAKRAAYDGWAGGFGFMVGMHHWLLPSLSVFIFVIGALLGALWAPWGALVRHFLAGTPSRGRIAAGLAVLPSGWLGIELVRSWQGLGGPWGVLGSSQWEVEPALRLASVGGVWLLSFLIVAVNAAVAVVVTVRESRVPAVAGLVATAAVTSAAWMWSPRPDTGRTTRIAVVQPGVIDGPDRRFAREEQLTRDLAAQDVDLIVWGESSVGFDLGDRPDLAKRIAALSEETGADILVNVDARRSDKPGIYKSSVLVGPGGLTGDRYDKMRLVPFGEYIPARSLLGWATSVGKAAGENRRHGSEQVVMDVGHGLKVGPMVCFESAFPDMSRHLAQDGAQLLIAQSATSSFQQSWAPEQHASLAALRAAETGRPMVHATLTGVSAVYDASGQRVGRWIGTDSSTSRVYDVPLATGTTPYVRFGDWPVHAALLILAAWCAAQLGRRFRRTAPEPRVPPARTAHGSPARPGH; this comes from the coding sequence ATGAACACGTTCGGCCACTGGCTCGCCTCCCCGTGGCGGCGCTCGATCGTCGCCGCGGTGGCAGGCGCTCTCCCCGTCCTCGCGTTCCCGGCACCGTCCCTGTGGTGGTTCGCCTACGTCGCCCTCGTCCCCTGGATCGCGCTGATCCGCTCGGCTCCCACGGCGAAACGGGCGGCGTACGACGGCTGGGCCGGCGGTTTCGGCTTCATGGTGGGGATGCACCACTGGCTGCTGCCGAGCCTGAGTGTGTTCATCTTCGTCATCGGCGCCCTGCTCGGCGCGCTGTGGGCGCCGTGGGGCGCGCTGGTGCGGCACTTCCTGGCCGGGACGCCCTCGCGCGGCCGGATCGCGGCAGGTCTTGCCGTGCTGCCGTCGGGCTGGCTCGGTATCGAACTCGTCCGGTCCTGGCAGGGGCTCGGCGGCCCGTGGGGCGTACTCGGCTCCAGCCAGTGGGAGGTGGAACCGGCGCTGCGGCTGGCCTCGGTGGGCGGGGTGTGGCTGCTCAGCTTCCTCATCGTGGCCGTCAATGCGGCGGTCGCCGTGGTGGTGACGGTCCGTGAGTCCAGGGTCCCCGCGGTGGCGGGTCTGGTCGCCACGGCCGCCGTGACCTCGGCGGCCTGGATGTGGTCACCGCGCCCGGACACCGGGAGGACGACACGGATCGCGGTCGTCCAGCCCGGTGTCATCGACGGCCCCGACCGGCGCTTCGCCCGCGAGGAACAGCTGACCCGCGACCTCGCCGCGCAGGACGTCGACCTGATCGTGTGGGGCGAGAGCAGCGTCGGCTTCGACCTCGGGGACCGGCCCGACCTGGCGAAGCGGATCGCTGCGCTGTCCGAGGAGACCGGCGCCGACATCCTCGTGAACGTGGACGCCCGCCGCTCCGACAAGCCCGGCATCTACAAGAGTTCGGTGCTCGTCGGCCCCGGCGGGCTCACCGGCGACCGCTACGACAAGATGCGACTCGTCCCCTTCGGCGAGTACATCCCGGCCCGCTCGCTGCTCGGCTGGGCCACCTCGGTCGGCAAGGCGGCGGGCGAGAACCGCAGGCACGGTTCCGAGCAGGTCGTGATGGACGTCGGTCACGGGCTGAAGGTCGGGCCGATGGTGTGCTTCGAGTCGGCGTTCCCCGACATGAGCCGCCATCTCGCCCAGGACGGCGCCCAGTTGCTGATCGCCCAGTCGGCGACCTCGTCCTTCCAGCAGAGCTGGGCCCCCGAGCAGCACGCCTCGCTCGCCGCCCTGCGCGCCGCCGAGACGGGCCGCCCGATGGTGCACGCGACCCTGACCGGCGTCTCCGCGGTCTACGACGCGAGCGGACAGCGCGTCGGCCGGTGGATCGGCACCGACTCCAGCACCTCGCGCGTGTACGACGTACCGCTGGCGACCGGGACGACACCGTACGTCCGCTTCGGCGACTGGCCGGTGCACGCGGCCCTGCTGATCCTCGCCGCGTGGTGCGCCGCTCAGCTGGGCCGGCGGTTCAGGCGGACCGCTCCTGAACCGCGTGTACCACCCGCTCGCACAGCTCATGGGTCGCCAGCGCGTCCCGGGCACTGA
- the tuf gene encoding elongation factor Tu, with protein sequence MSKTAYVRTKPHLNIGTMGHVDHGKTTLTAAITKVLSERGSGTFVPFDRIDRAPEEAARGITINIAHVEYETDTRHYAHVDMPGHADYVKNMVTGAAQLDGAILVVSALDGIMPQTAEHVLLARQVGVDHVVVALNKADAADEELIELVELEVRELLTAHGYGGDAVPVVRVSGLKALEGDPRWTASIEALLDAVDTYVPIPERYLDAPFLMPVENVLTITGRGTVVTGAVERGTVRVGDRVDVLGAAVETVVTGVETFGKPMDEAQAGDNVALLLRGVPRDAVRRGHVVAAPGSVVPSRRFTAQVYVLSAREGGRTTPVSTGYRPQFYIRTADVVGDVDLGEVAVARPGDRVVMTVELGRDVPLEPGLGFAIREGGRTVGAGTVTALV encoded by the coding sequence ATGTCCAAGACCGCTTACGTGCGCACCAAGCCGCACCTGAACATCGGCACGATGGGTCACGTCGACCACGGCAAGACCACCCTGACCGCCGCCATCACCAAGGTCCTGTCCGAGCGCGGCAGCGGCACCTTCGTGCCGTTCGACCGCATCGACCGGGCCCCGGAGGAGGCCGCGCGCGGGATCACCATCAACATCGCGCACGTCGAGTACGAGACCGACACCCGCCACTACGCCCACGTGGACATGCCGGGCCACGCCGACTACGTCAAGAACATGGTCACCGGGGCCGCGCAGCTCGACGGGGCGATCCTCGTCGTCTCCGCACTCGACGGGATCATGCCGCAGACCGCCGAACACGTGCTGCTCGCGCGGCAGGTGGGCGTCGACCACGTGGTGGTCGCCCTCAACAAGGCGGACGCGGCCGACGAGGAACTGATCGAGCTCGTCGAGCTGGAGGTCCGTGAGCTGCTCACCGCGCACGGTTACGGCGGCGACGCCGTGCCCGTCGTACGGGTCTCGGGGCTGAAGGCCCTGGAGGGGGACCCGCGTTGGACGGCGTCGATCGAGGCGCTGCTCGACGCGGTGGACACGTATGTGCCCATTCCCGAGCGGTATCTGGATGCGCCGTTCCTGATGCCCGTCGAGAACGTGCTGACCATCACCGGCCGGGGGACCGTGGTGACCGGCGCGGTCGAGCGGGGCACCGTGCGGGTGGGTGACCGGGTCGACGTGCTGGGAGCTGCCGTGGAGACGGTGGTGACCGGGGTCGAGACCTTCGGCAAGCCGATGGACGAGGCGCAGGCCGGGGACAACGTGGCCTTGCTGCTGCGGGGCGTTCCCCGGGACGCGGTCCGGCGGGGGCATGTCGTGGCCGCCCCCGGCAGTGTGGTGCCGAGCCGTCGCTTCACCGCGCAGGTGTATGTGCTGTCCGCGCGGGAGGGCGGGCGTACGACGCCTGTCTCCACCGGGTACCGGCCGCAGTTCTACATCCGTACGGCGGATGTGGTGGGGGATGTCGACCTCGGTGAGGTGGCCGTTGCCCGGCCTGGGGATCGTGTCGTGATGACCGTTGAACTGGGGCGGGATGTGCCGCTTGAGCCAGGTCTCGGATTCGCCATCCGTGAGGGTGGCCGGACCGTCGGGGCGGGGACCGTTACCGCCCTTGTGTGA
- a CDS encoding undecaprenyl-diphosphate phosphatase: protein MSWFESLVLGLVQGLTEFLPVSSSAHLRLTAAFSGWKDPGAAFTAITQIGTEAAVLIYFRKDIGRIISTWSRSLVKKELRGDHDAQMGWLVIVGSIPIGVLGLLFKDQIEGPFRDLRITATMLIVVGIVIGVADRLAARDENGGRHRAPKQRKGLEDLGVKDGLIFGLCQSMALVPGVSRSGATISGGLFMGYKRESAARYSFLLAVPAVLASGIFELKDAMESDHVSWGPTIFATVIAFVVGYAVIAWFMKFISTKSFMPFVWYRIALGIVIIALVTMGALSPHAAESAG, encoded by the coding sequence ATGTCTTGGTTTGAATCACTCGTCCTCGGACTCGTCCAGGGGCTGACCGAGTTCCTTCCCGTCTCCTCCAGCGCGCATCTGCGCCTGACGGCGGCCTTCTCGGGCTGGAAGGACCCAGGGGCGGCCTTCACCGCGATCACCCAGATCGGCACCGAGGCCGCCGTACTGATCTACTTCCGCAAGGACATCGGGCGGATCATCTCGACATGGAGCCGTTCCCTGGTCAAGAAGGAGCTGCGCGGCGACCACGATGCCCAGATGGGCTGGCTGGTGATCGTCGGCTCCATCCCCATCGGTGTGCTGGGACTGCTGTTCAAGGACCAGATCGAGGGGCCGTTCCGGGATCTGCGCATCACCGCCACGATGCTGATCGTCGTCGGCATCGTCATAGGTGTCGCGGACCGGCTGGCGGCACGCGACGAGAACGGCGGGCGGCATCGTGCGCCCAAGCAGCGCAAGGGACTTGAGGACCTGGGCGTCAAGGACGGCCTGATCTTCGGCCTCTGCCAGTCCATGGCCCTCGTCCCCGGCGTCTCCCGCTCCGGCGCGACGATCAGTGGCGGCCTGTTCATGGGGTACAAGCGCGAGTCCGCCGCGCGCTATTCGTTCCTTCTCGCCGTCCCCGCCGTACTGGCCTCCGGCATCTTCGAGTTGAAGGACGCGATGGAGAGCGACCACGTCTCCTGGGGCCCCACGATCTTCGCCACGGTGATCGCCTTCGTCGTCGGTTACGCGGTCATCGCCTGGTTCATGAAGTTCATCTCGACCAAGAGCTTCATGCCCTTCGTCTGGTACCGCATCGCCCTGGGCATCGTCATCATCGCCTTGGTCACGATGGGCGCCCTGAGCCCGCACGCGGCGGAGTCCGCGGGCTGA